Below is a genomic region from Prunus persica cultivar Lovell chromosome G3, Prunus_persica_NCBIv2, whole genome shotgun sequence.
ACTTATAAACTAAGCTGCAGTTAATTTGTTTGAATCATCAGGTGCTCACCATTTTACTCACCTCAGGCATTTCAGCAGCTTTGGCTATTGGCAGTGTGGGCAGGCATGGAAATTCATATGCAGGCTGGCTGCCCATTTGTGGCCAAGTCCCCAAATACTGTGACCAAGTGAAGGGAGCTCTGATTGCAAGCTTTGTTGGCCTCCTAATATATGCTGTGCTGCTTCTTTATGCCATCCACAATGCCCTAGATCCTCTCTTCTTGCATAAAACTTAGGTTCTGATCAAGGGGTCAAGATCTCACTCAATTGTATCCCTTTTCTCAATGAGTTATAGAAGACAGAGAGATAGCAAAATAAGTAGCCTGTACCATTTCTAATTGATCATCATGTGCACACGTCAGGATTGAaatacacatttttcatgTGGAACATGTTTTGACTATTGGGCTATAAGTTAACTCATTTACTCATATATTAATCTAGACAGAACAATATCATAATTTCCCTTTGGATTAACTCCATTATACTTTccgcattaaaaaaaaataggtccATTGTAGTTTCCTGAAcctttcaaaattgaaagttttTAGCAAATTGCAGTTGTAGGTTAGGCTAGTTCGTCAGGATGGTGTGTCTACCGCTTTTATATCCGAATTCGAATCCCCCTCCCATAAATAAGTAATTTAAAACATCTCTTTAAAAAAGCGATGAAGTTTTTAGCAAATAATTCGCTATATTAAAATGAGTAGAGAGAATATAGTTGCATTTTTACAACTTTAGCTCTATGATCTTCGTCATGTTGGGTGTACCTAATCTTTAGGTTTTTCTTAAAGTGACCTCAGAGACAGAGGAAAAGGggcacaaaaaaataaaaaaacccaggAAGGAACATACATGGGTTGACAAATGCCAAAACCAAACGAAAATAAAAGCGAGTTACATAAGACTAACGGTAAGAGATGGCAAAGCATTTGCCTCACCAACTAATTAAAGGGAGAAACCACTACAACAGAGTCCTTAAACTATCAAAGTTTTATGACAATAAAGGTTGGAAAAACTATCTACCAATTGCCAAATTTTATTGAAAGAATTCCGAGTTCGAATTCTCCcctttgataaaaaaaaaaagatctaaatattacaattaattaaaatatgattGAAGCTGTTGGAAACAACATAATGACGTAACATTCATCGACTTGGATTCGACATGCAATGTTCTAAAGTTAGTAATTTCACTTTTCTTAGTTTTTGAAAGAGCCTCAAAATTCATGCCCAATCTtttgataattaaatattatttacatACTAAGCCCAAATCAAAGGTAAAGCCCAAATTAAAAAGGGAGACACAAAAAGTTACATAATGCTTGAAccctaaatattttttaaataaaaaattgttaattttGAACGGCTATCCTATTACCATGTCGTCATCCATAGCAATATTGTCATCCTTGATAGCTTCAATGTCTTACCCCAAACTAAATATGTTCAACAGGCCGGTTTTGGGAATTTGAGAGTCCTATGCGAACTTGGTCCTTACATCATCTTAATACGAAACcagaaaaacataatttatCATGAATTAATTCATGCTATAAACCAATAAAAGTaaacaacacaactattgTTCATGGAGACATCAAACAAGGCCTTCACTAACAAATTATGGAATGCTGGACAGTTTGTATTGTCGGTCAACATGACGCATCAGCTTGGGAAAATATACTTGATATAACGATGGCATATGTATCCATTTGTGATATGTCTGTGCCTGCTTGTGTTTTACagaacaaaagagaagaaaaccaaATGCTTGAAATACTGCAGACTTACATTAAATAgatgtttctttctttattcttgCATTAGCTAAAAGCTTTCGTTATCTTATAGTAGCTTTAAAACAATTTCCATGAAAATGCTGTCTGCTGAGAAAGATATAAATACCTAATGTCTCTCATCAAGTCCTCAGAAGTTCATTTGGATCTCTTGTATCTTTTTCATGTAGACAATTACATCGCTGAAGTTGGCTTCTCTGCATTAAAAAGAGGGGGAGAGTGGATCACATCTTTACCGTTGCCCTTTCACAAGACAAATTTGGGCtttgttatgtttttattCGTGTGGACTTAATTCTCATTTAGCTGCTTTTGCGACGGTGATTAGCTCTTAAAGGTTCATCTCTACTTTTTTTTGAAAGTAATTTTGAAAAGCAATATAAAGCCTGCTTTTAAAAGCTGCTGTCAAAAGGCcactgcttttaaaataatagcgatattttatttttaacaaacaCTTTAAAatgcttaactttaaagtgaagcagatttttggcaaaaaaaagcaatcccaaATGGGGCCTAAGGTGAAGTTCAAAAGCCAACATGTTATGACCATGTGCTTATATCTCAGTATTGTGAATTCTCTAGAAAATTTCTCCCAAATTTTCATAGAAAGCCCCCTCACTTCTACATTCACATAGATGAGACTACCAAGGATATTCGTGTAGCTAGATATCCCACTCAATATAGAGACTCATTAAGAGTTATAAATAACTCAACCTTAAATCGCTTGAGGATTTCATGCTTCTAAGGTTGGATATGGAACAATACTAGCATGACTCCACTCATATCACTAAATGACTTGTTATTACCCATTGAACCTATTTCTTGGAATTTCCAGTCTATAGGTTGGGTTACCATTACAAGTGACTCAACTTTCCAGGGGTTTTAGTTACATTCCTTTTGAGGTTTTCCAAACATTTTCTCATGCTAGTCATTTCGTTAAAGGATCAATTAAATTCTCATCAGACCCTACATAATCCACTATTACAATGGATAAGAACAATTGGTATTGATCTCTCCCACAAGGGGTGTCAGTAAGTTTTTCAACCAAGTTGCTTTCACTAGCCATTACTAGAGCTATCATCTCTGACTTCATTATAGATTGAGCCATAATAGtatgttaattttatatggaggttaattatttttaacttaatatcaaatattttttaattaaataaattgactGAATTGAAGCATTATACTGAATTTGTTAACTATTGCAATTAGGATGAcgaaattgagaaaattaaaTCGTGGTGACCAAATATGATTTTGTGCCAAACTCCATTAACCAAAAGtgtaattaattcattaaaaaagagaaaagagaagaacaaaaacaaagtcaaTGTATTGTGATATAACACTTTGAGATTTGGgtattttatgaaaataaaaggaaacatGGGGAGAAATTAGAGAAGTTGAAAAGTGGACTTTTGTACAAGCCTATATCTGCAAAATCAAAAAGCATGGTCGGTGAGCCTCATCCTTATCTTACCGCAAACTCCAGCACTATCTTCCTCgtgtttcttatttttatgcaaaataaattaaaaatcccTGTTCCCATTTTATTATTACGAAACTTGCTTTTGCAGgcaaacccaaaaccaaaaatcaaagtctctctctctctctctctctttataaTTATCTGCATCTCTATCTTCTTCACCtcgattttctctctctggaAAACCctaactttctctctctatactTCCGATCATTCCCAACATGGCGTCTGGATCATCGGGTCGGGCCAACCCAGGCACACAGGGCTTCGATTTCGCGTCGGACGACATTCTCTGCTCGTACGAGGACTACGGCAACCAGGACTCCTCCAATGGCAACCACAGTGACCCAGTGATGGGAAATAATCCCAGCAAGGTACTTTTACTGCTTTCATCTATGGACGTTGTCGTGAGGCTTTGGTTCTGGAGGTTGTCGGATCTAGGGCTTGGCTGATTGTGCAGTAATTTCGTGGGATTTTAAGGGCTTTCTTTCTATTGGATTAGGATTTCCGATCTTTCGCATAATGAGGATAATTTGTTTTATGGCATATTTAGCGTATATATTTGGTATGGATTGGTAAAGCTCTGATTTTTTAGGACGAGGAAAGgagataattttttaaatcctttatttttctaaaaatgaaattgaacaatggTTTAAGATAGTGTTGCAAATTGGTAATAAAATGACACGAGCTTGATTTTGCCCCTCACGGCCAATTTTGGTTCTGATGGGTGTAGGTGCTTGTATTTTTGGACTGAGAAAGATGGTATTTATGAACCAGAAGCGTTCAGttttttattccttttgtTGGGGAAATTActgttttattcattttttgggGAAATTACTGTTTTATTCCTTTTGTTGGGGAAAATAATTGTCACCCAAAGTAAGTACTATAATTTTGTAGTTCAAAAGGTTATTGGTTTAACCACTCACTATGTGGGAAGTTGAAGAACCTTTCTACTTCTCTTGTTACAAAGTTCCATTTTTATCCATTGCATTCATCAAATCTTGCATCTGACCCTAATACACAGTTTATTGTTACCTAATCTAAAAAAGGCTCTAAATTACAAGTATAATAGaacttgttcttttttctaaCAAGTGGCTGTTATATTCTACTAGCAGCAGGATTTTCATAAAAGTAGGATGGCGAGACAATCAATGTTCTCTTCTGCTGCCTATAGCCAGCCGGAAGATTCTCTCCACCAAGATGTAATTGCTACTGTTGAAAAGAGCATGAAAAAATATGCTGACAATCTCATGCGCTTTCTTGAAGGAATTAGTTCACGGCTTTCACAATTGGAATTGTATTGCTACAATCTTGATAAGTCAATTGGTGAGATGCGTTCTGATTTAGTTCGTGATCACGGGGAAGCAGATTCAAAGCTCAAGTCTCTTGAGAAACATCTTCAAGAAGTGAGTTGCAACTCTGAATTAATTGTTTCAGAATCTTCAGATTTATGTTAAATTTGTTCAGTTTGGGATATGATTTACATGTCTTTCTTGTTGTCATTGTTTATTGGTCTTTTTATTCACTTGCATAATTGTGttgattttgcttttggtATTCAACTGTAGTGATGCTATATTATTTGGGTGTTAAAGGTTCTGTGGTAGAAAAGTATTGGCAGGAACATGAGGATGATCCTGTAGACCTGTATAGGTTTTTGGATAGAACTGTCTTTTTCTTAGTTCTTTTAGGAATATGACTTTCGGCAATAGATTTCATTTGTATAAAGTGTGAAATTTGGAATGCGAGGTCTTCAAAGTGGGTTTATGAGTATAGAATTTGTTTGTCTTGGCCAATATATCATGTCTTGATTTTGCTTTTCAGTACATAAGGTTTTAGCATCTTATAAATAGTTTTGGTGTAATGTATACTGATTTGGAGCCTCAGTTACACCAGAAAATTATTGTTTGATGGCAAAGAATTCTGTTTCATTGTTGTGTAATTGACCCATTTCAGGTTCATAGGTCTGTCCAGATCCTAAGGGACAAGCAAGAACTTGCTGAGACTCAGAAAGAATTAGCCAAGCTTCAGCTTGCACAGAAGGGATCTGCTTCATCAACCCATTCCCAGTCCAATGAGGAGAGAGCTTCCCCACCTACCTCTGATGGTCAGAAGACTGACAACACACCTGAGACACATAACCAGCAATTAGCTCTAGCCCTGCCCCATCAAGTAGCGCCACAACCACAGCCGGTGGCACCTCCCCCACAGGCCCCAACTCAGAATGTGACCCAACAACAATCTTATTATTTATCTCCAACCCAGTTACAAAaccaaccaccaccacaacatTCTCAGAATCAATATTTGCCTTCTGATTCTCAGTATCGAACCCCCCAAGTGCAAGACATCCCTAGGGTGGCACCACAGCCAACACAATCTCAAGTAAATCAGACACCACAAGTCCAATCTTTCCCTCAGTATCAGCAATTACCACAGCCTCAGCAGGTGCAATTTCCCCAACAGCCCTCTATGCAACCCCAGATGAGGCCCCCATCGACGACAAATGTTTACCCTTCCTATCCACCAGGTCAACAGACAAACCCATCTCCTCCAGAGGCTGTGCCAAGCAGCATGTCAATGCAAGTGCCATATTCCAGTATTCCTCAGCAAGGACCTGGTCGTTCTGATGCCATGCCTTTTGGATACAGTGGAGCTGGTAGACCAATACAACAGCAGCCTCCACCTCAGCAATTGAAGGGTGCTTTTGGAGCGCAAGCAGGAGAGGGATATGCTGCTTCTGGGCCTCACCCTGCACTTCCTCCAGGGAGTACATATATGATGTACGACGGTGAAGGGGGTAGAACTCATTATTCTGCGCAAGTGCCTCATTATGGATATCCTCCGACAAGTGCCTCTCATCAGACTCCACAGCCAACAACAGCTCCGAATCTTATGGCTCGGAATCCACAATTCATTCGTAACCACCCTTACAGCGAGTTGATTGAGAAATTGGCATCCATGGGCTTCAGGAGTGATCATGTTTTAAGTGTGATTCAGAGGATGGAGGAAAGGGGGGAACCCATTGATTTTAATGCCGTGATTGACAGGTTGTCAAATGTACATTCGTCTGGGGGTCCTCAGAGGGGATGGTCAGGGTAAAAGAATCAGCATATTATCTATCTTCCATTTGGGTGACAATCATTGCGTGTGTTTTATTACGCATTGAATAAAGGCTTATGGTGTCCTCATATATATGGTTTGAGAGATACTAGGATTATTGTATATTTGTGACCTCATTCGAAAACGTTACTGGTTGTTTTATGCCATGCTTTGCTGTCGAGCAATGATAACACGATCTCTCTGTTTCCCCTACCTCGCATGATATTGTTCAGATGACTGAACAAATATTCAGAATTAGCATTCCCCTACCTCGCATGATATTGTTCAGATGACTGAACAAATATTCAGAATTAGCAGGTGCTGTGAAGACTAACTCAATGTTTgggacatatatatatgtgatgcTAATACTTTCTCAAGTATGAACTCTTGTTGATATTTAGCAAGTTATGCCGGTGTTTGATGAGGTTGAGCATTTAGATTGGATTGTTATGGTCAGTGAATCGCCTTATTATTGGAGGCATAGGTGTGTCCCTAAAGATTACATGGTCCTCTTTGGTCGAGAAAAGTTTCATTACTTAGAAACAGAACATGACAACAGGTCGAAAGTCGGTTCTCTTTCAGGTTTTTGTCCCTCCAAGTGTATAATTTTGGGCAAAACTCAGGATTTAGATGCTCACAAAAGATCACATACTTTCCAATTTTGTCTTTAGTTGCTGCTCTGTCGTTTCTCAAtctcctttattttttccatgaACACGACAGGctgaaaatgacaaattttgaatttggataTATGGGGTGGGTGATGGGGTCCATCCAGCGTGTTGATGCTTCAGGTTATATTTGACATCTtcattattaaagaaaatattcttttAGTAACTTACCACTACCTCAAATAATTGAGACTTAATGGCAGATTGATCTtgtttaatattaaattcatatAGCTGTATGATGCGGTCAATTGCTTTTTCTACAATGTTAAATTAAACTAAATGAGTAATCAAATAAGCCTTGGAAAAGTTGTTGAGCTTACAATTTCGATGTGTGCAATTTGGGTTGGTTCAACTCAAACCCAAGGTGCCTAACTCCACTGTTAACCCAATTGGGTGGGTTAAAATAAGGTGAAAGTCACCTGAATCGAAACCTAAAACCTCAACTCAATCATTTGTTGAGTTCGGTTCGGTTGAAGCTTGCCCTTGGATGCTTAACCCAATTTGTAACCTAAATTCATTCCAACACATATTACCCAGGGCACTTCATATTATATGAACTAATATGTATATTTGGATAATAGATGATGGTGTtgcttttctgtttctttaggTTGAAATTTAGAACTAGAGTTGTTTTGTATATGTTATTTCGTAGTTCAATTGCAATTTTGcatggttgaaattttggaactaGTACTGATGCTAATTTCTGTTAACTTTTGATTGGATGTTGATTCGTGGAattgagttttgagtttgtattAATCTAGGATTGAAAAAGGTGATGGCAAATCAAGTTATAGGCAAGCAAAATCTTGCAAGATAAGGTGTTCTAGGGTTGAGCCCAACCCGATAAAGCTGCGCATCCTGAGCTTAGCCTGCATTCTGAAGGTTGGGTTAGGATTGCGTTGACTATCTAACCCACTCGAGTTGCACACTTATGCTTGAATGACTCTtagatattattttttgagttaattttaatttgatatttACACTTTTACTCATGTTATTGAATACTGAGCCAGCTTGACATTGTTGtactgtgaaaataatcgctgtcaaatttgctgtgagagaaatcagctgtgagaTAAAGTAGTATagcgtttggtaaattttttgttaatagTGTTGTTGCTATTGATTTTACtcataatcaaaaaatgattgTTAATTAATCATTAAACTCAGCTCCTCTTCGAAATtaattcctgcataatcagaaaatgaaagcaccacaTTAGCTGatttcccttatagctttctctcacagcaatttttaacaataaatgATTTTCTCACAGTTTACCAAACAGGTTGGacttcccaaaatttttaaaaaatcacttatcacctcAAATAAGTAATGCCAAACGGACACTCaaagtaaatgaaattcatacttaggtgacgaggggtaaatttaaaagatattcaaTCAAGAATGCAACAAACTTCACACACTCTAAACCTTGACCAAATactcttatgactagtcaactgttagatatgaattataccaaataataatatacacaGAGCATATCAAGATGTACCTGCAGGCCTAGAGAActactagtgacaacctaggcactcagaaggactcgtcaatctaggcatcctCTGTGCTAGCAACAATTATGatgaaagtgtgtgaagacaacataatcaagcaaacaccaaacagcagaaaaagatgactagtcaaccgcaCAAAtccagatgactagtcaactatcaagaacacaaattcagaaaatttacagagatggaaatcagaaattgttcaaccagaaacccaccattgggaaaaactgggggtcatcaaccgaccaggcaatccactaagcaaaaagattcttacaaagaacactagcaagctcaagaaattcctaggtctatttaggaagatgagctatacctcctttgtgcaatctttttctccaacttagcaaagcttgaagcttAGTTCTTCATGGCAATGGTAGCTCCTTCTCCAGCTCTTTCATCCCATGGCACTAGCTTGCAAGCTCTAATTCAAACagaaatgaaatttggattcatggagaaaatgatcaatttcttcaagaaaccatacacttgaagaaatcaatcttgaatctAACCTAGATGTATATGATAGATTGTTTGATCTAGCAAGAtgaagttttcatatttcaaatgcagttttcaaaaagaaacaatttggaaaactaAAAGATGAAACATATGAAGGTTactcttgaggaagaagaagcgaaAGTTTGCTATgaaactttccaaaacttgTCCCCAAAAGTGACGGCTGTCAAATGAGGAATTCTTTGGCTTTTACCAAAAATTCCTAGGTCAGAATAGACACATGGCAGCTGAGAAATTCgtagaaaatgacaaaaaaatggTTAAGCCCCAGCTGGAAACAGTGAGCTGGAAATCCTAATTGAAACAaaggttgactagtcatacgaaggaaagatgactagtcatacgaatgcaagatgactagtcatacgaaggaaagatgactagtcataatctTAAGAAATTTAGTGAATGCAAAGTCGTGTAATGCAGAATTTACCTTTGTCAAACGCATTGTTTTCCATAAGAATGTAGGTAGataagaacacctagagaagtAATTCTTAATCTAAACTTAGAGCTTGGGAAACTACAATGATTGTcctattacaaaattgtcaagggaagccaaaagaaaaaactcaaaatgcatatATTAACAGTAAATAAACTCTAGACACATTGATCAAAATGTTCGCAATTAAGACTAGGTTTAGTGGCTCAAGAGGTATGATTTTCTCTAAAATAAGTAATGTGCGTGGTTTAGTGCTACAATACTCGTGTTTCCTATAAAATCAATCTAGGTGTGCTTAGTACTTCAATTTAATCATATGAAAAATCCATTAAATTTGAAGATAATATGAACATCACAAGAACCCTAATAGCATGGTGTTTACATTAGGCATTCAAGAAACCAATTCATATGGATGATTCTTACTTCATCCATTAGTTACTTAAAAAAACATGAAGGTACATATAATCCCAACAATCTCAATAAGCATGCTTTCAAAAGTaatcaatcaaagaaaaatatacatCAAGGATAGATTATTTTAGTGAAGAGGAATTCATCATTTGTTGTCAAGAAACCAATTCATATGATGCTCATTTAGAAAGGATTCAATCATTTGTTGATAATTAGAAATTATGTTCTTGAGTATTCTACACACTACACAACTTCTCAACTTTAGTTAGATGCATAGAACCTAAGGCGATTAATCAAAGGAAGCAAACACATAGCATATgacacacacgcacacacacacacacacacacacacacacacacacacacacacacacacacacactctctctctctctctctctctctctctctctctctctctctctctctgtgtgtgtgtgtgtgtgtgtgtgtgtgtgcaggTGCAAGTTGGGTTCTAAGGGTGGGGGGTGGGAGTTGGGTTCTGTGAGGGAGAGGGGATAGGAACAGGGATCTATTGCCGCCATCGGGGAGGAAGGGAGAGATGGGTCTAGGTCTAGAGGCAAGGGCTGGGAATGGGTTTGGGTCTTGGCTGGGATGGGTCTCGGTTGGGGGTGGATCTCACGTGGGGATAGGGTGGTTGTATGGTGGCGTTGGGCTTAGAGGGATAGGGCAAGGGGATGGGTCTCGGCTGgggggagagaaaaaaaaaagaatggggAGGAGGGGGGAGGGATCTGTAGGGTAGGGGATTGATTTGGGAATGGAGGATTAGTCTGAGGGTGGAGGGTGATGGTTACATGGGGAATAGGAGGAGGAGAAAACCTAAGGGGGAAGGAGGGAGACTGGGCTCAGgggtaaaaaaacaaaatggggGAGGGGAGGGGAAGGGTCTGTGAGGTGGGGGATTGGTTTGAAAGTGGAGGGTAGTGGTCATGGGGGAataggaggagaagaaaaacccAGAGGAAAGGGAGGGTGGGCTGGGTTCGGGGGATGAAAAATATAGAAGTGGGAGGTGGGAGAAAGggttttccaaaaaaataattttaaaaatgatttaactgaaaattggatgaaatgttgaggATTTAGACGTAAGGGGAAATTGGCGTAAAAAAAAGACAATGTTGCTTGCAAATATATGCTTAGTCATGTTAGTTAGAGTGGATATACTCCTCCATGtacaattaaaatattattaagtaTTGATgaggaaaaatataatatacttgTAGGTGTCAGGTAGTTAGTATTAGTTAGTATTGATGAGGAAGTATAGGAAGTATAGTTGTAAATGTTATAAtacatgaaaatatatttatttttttgttggaatagatgctctataaaataaaagcaccCTAAAATAGTATAAAAGATAGCAAAAAAAGTAGGGTGACTTATAAATAAACCTAAAACAAGTGAAGTATTTATAAAGAAGGACAAAATTAAAGTGTTTGGACAATAATGCCTTTATTCATTTCTAGATTTCCTAGGGGATCCTCTAGCCATATGAAACCGaaatatttcttcttttcatatgTTGCTTCGTACTGCCGTATGGagccaaaaaaatttggcgGCTGTTCTGCTAGGATGATCTCTTCACATGAGTTGAGGCTGATGATGCTTCTGCTATCATGAGAGCttctgtttgggcctaaatttgaCACGCCAAAATTCAGAAGACAGGCCCATGGTGAAATTACCTGCTCAGCCCAAAAAACTTGAGGGTAATCAGGATCCAGACAGGTTGAAAGACCAACGTGAAAACTGTCATTTGGGCTTCAGGGATCAGCCcataatttttgttgggttcaaacccaaagaaattaaaaacacacccacgtgattgcctcaactttgaaaagtcagcaatttcaactaaaaatatgagagggacATCTTTGAAACACTGCCAgcagaagatcaaaacccatATGTGATCAGAGACTTTGCTCCAAGaagcaatacaccatcttCCAAGGAATTCCCGGGTTACgttttctaaattagaacgggAAATAGGGAGCTGtgcagaaaatacaaataagaaaaccaaccgccataaaatttagcccacacagacggtggcgttggttgaaataaaaatctgccacccaggaaaccagggaagggactgctttaggaggtgactactGAAAGCCTATCTGCcatgattgataaaaatcccttttactttacattatgGAGATCTTTttaccgcccattattaaatttaaacaaaagacCACCGCCCtaagagggtctcttataaaagcaGAAGTAGGCAAGGAAGaaaggacactcaattcatcaatcaatcaaaaaaacaaacaacaagaaaacaaccaaaagctcacttggattccaagagaaaccagctttagatcagaattccaaagttcagacttagaaaataagtcttctaaaaacgagatctctctcgttacaaatttggttcagcaaaagccaaggcaagcagagtttgagttttcacaaacgTGGAGACCTCAGCAAACGTATAAAGAGTCCTGCTCAAGCAGAACGACGCTCGTAGTGCAATCCCTAGCCTACCAGACCTTCGAGAATAGCTacttctgccccttcaaactgaagaagctgtagttctgcccgctcaaaagcctcccaaggcttgaagtagattaaagctctgccaaaattgaactttggtatcgatttacagctgaagctaagcagttgaagttgttgacagctcagtccagcacagacatactcagtccagcctggatcagaagtttctacccaggcagaaatgagattccagccatctttttgtctttctagagttgatttctcccttcttaattttgtaaaaggcagttctgcctaaaacaatccactttattattatctattctagCCAGAACAACcgtttgatactgagataaattatgaaagtcctcaccagtctgaggcaagaaaagaacttacttgggagatattcctcacccaaattcacaatcatttgttttagaagtcagtaacttggggcgcaagttatccactctaagaagaagtctgctagaatttacattgctagcagtggcacgctcacacaccaaagaaagctgacttgtcgaccaacaaatggtctccaagccagtggggaacttcgcccttccacctcaggagta
It encodes:
- the LOC18766119 gene encoding transcriptional regulator DEF1 isoform X2, yielding MASGSSGRANPGTQGFDFASDDILCSYEDYGNQDSSNGNHSDPVMGNNPSKQDFHKSRMARQSMFSSAAYSQPEDSLHQDVIATVEKSMKKYADNLMRFLEGISSRLSQLELYCYNLDKSIGEMRSDLVRDHGEADSKLKSLEKHLQEVHRSVQILRDKQELAETQKELAKLQLAQKGSASSTHSQSNEERASPPTSDGQKTDNTPETHNQQLALALPHQVAPQPQPVAPPPQAPTQNVTQQQSYYLSPTQLQNQPPPQHSQNQYLPSDSQYRTPQVQDIPRVAPQPTQSQVNQTPQVQSFPQYQQLPQPQQVQFPQQPSMQPQMRPPSTTNVYPSYPPGQQTNPSPPEAVPSSMSMQVPYSSIPQQGPGRSDAMPFGYSGAGRPIQQQPPPQQLKGAFGAQAGEGYAASGPHPALPPGSTYMMYDGEGGRTHYSAQVPHYGYPPTSASHQTPQPTTAPNLMARNPQFIRNHPYSELIEKLASMGFRSDHVLSVIQRMEERGEPIDFNAVIDRLSNVHSSGGPQRGWSG
- the LOC18766119 gene encoding transcriptional regulator DEF1 isoform X1, with translation MASGSSGRANPGTQGFDFASDDILCSYEDYGNQDSSNGNHSDPVMGNNPSKQQDFHKSRMARQSMFSSAAYSQPEDSLHQDVIATVEKSMKKYADNLMRFLEGISSRLSQLELYCYNLDKSIGEMRSDLVRDHGEADSKLKSLEKHLQEVHRSVQILRDKQELAETQKELAKLQLAQKGSASSTHSQSNEERASPPTSDGQKTDNTPETHNQQLALALPHQVAPQPQPVAPPPQAPTQNVTQQQSYYLSPTQLQNQPPPQHSQNQYLPSDSQYRTPQVQDIPRVAPQPTQSQVNQTPQVQSFPQYQQLPQPQQVQFPQQPSMQPQMRPPSTTNVYPSYPPGQQTNPSPPEAVPSSMSMQVPYSSIPQQGPGRSDAMPFGYSGAGRPIQQQPPPQQLKGAFGAQAGEGYAASGPHPALPPGSTYMMYDGEGGRTHYSAQVPHYGYPPTSASHQTPQPTTAPNLMARNPQFIRNHPYSELIEKLASMGFRSDHVLSVIQRMEERGEPIDFNAVIDRLSNVHSSGGPQRGWSG